In Cicer arietinum cultivar CDC Frontier isolate Library 1 chromosome 7, Cicar.CDCFrontier_v2.0, whole genome shotgun sequence, the genomic window tgatttcatttttatttggcaagtgttatatgaacttttagcatatggaaaacccttttaaggtgcatgcttagttgaaaggttattttgtgcatttaaaaacttgaatgttatgtgttaactgttaatttcggttggtgaccctttacaactattgtggaaatccgggctttgccctcagatgagagccaggacgatcctaccggttcgtaccctacggatgggaatgtagatgggaatgcttgactggagctatgtaggaggatctcgcggggcgcgtggagatcactcagggtgtatagttttttggtagaatgatcagattaggttgatgtatagggactagacgtctttctttttgggtcgcagttattttaatttggaaaactgtacctatactaatattatctgttgacattttattatgatggggtctatgcaccactttttgaagtgtaaatactttggattcgtatttcaaaacttttccactgcttgtaaattatgttgacttatttgtcgttgtgttacgacttaaatatttattcaaggGTATTTTgcttaattattctttgtttcatgagtttgtttttgaaagaaaaaaaatacaccctcgctttgaaaatcggggtgttacaaataaCTATGgtattattttgtaattaaaatgttaaatgtggtatgtgtttaattaatttattgtacAATGTTAATTTATCATGCTGGGCTAATTTGTTCTTGACATGATGTGCTTTATTAAGTTGTGAATGCCTTAAATATTTTGAGCATATTTTTAGGgactaaatttgaattttgaaaaaagaaaaattaaatattagttCATTTATCATTTACCACAAATTTCAAGGATGCAATGTTTTTAACgaggaaaaaattataacacaacaaattttataataaactattcaattaattaaaaaaaaattaaaagaattaagttgatattaaaaatgtttttaaatatatgttgataaatattgtgattaattttctcTATATGTGTGCTAGCTAtagtatgataattttatacatatttaatttagtggttaaaataaatttttaatattacaattatttattcattttatttatttattttgaaaacagtaatttaatatcaatattttcgAGGATTATATTTTAGCTATGGTTGAGTAGAACAGgcgaatgttttttttttttttttttttttaattttaaaataaatgtttagtAAAGAAATGTACTAAATACATAACATATTGAACTCTCTTTCTTTGTTTAGACGGCTTTGCCTCTTTTTATGTTCAGGCGCATGCTATTTGGCTCCTGTCTGCAAAACATGAATCAACTATCCTTCTTCATTGTGCCattgtaaatttgtaaataaaaaatgaaaacctTTTCTCTCAAATTTATTCTCGTAGTCTTTTTGTCATTTGAATCGAACTTAACCATCTTCCTGCACAAAAACCATTGAATTCATTTTTGGTATCGGTTTCATCGAACTTGCTCCATTACACAAGAAACAGCCGCATTTGTTTTCTTGGGCGAGCTACTTTATGCCATTTTCGGCCACCACAACCGTTGTTTGGAAAAAATGaacattttttttgaatttctcTCATCAAAACCTTTAAGAAGCactattcatttatttgtttcAATGAAGTTAATGTCGGATTCTTTCAGCACTCTGACGTGTCGGTGAAACTTTTTATGACTATATGTTTTGCAtcatttttcttgtttttgtttctaactttttttataatcatttaATGCTAATTTTTATgctatttttaatttatcaattgtgTACCGATGACTCTACCAACTCGTAGCTAATTTTTTGAAGTAATTTTTAtgctatttttaatttatgcttTGATGGTTTCACGCCATATATTCAAGTTTCATCTACACCTTATTCTAGttggtatattattattatcctttACAATCTTCCACAAACATGTGCATGTTTAAAGCTTATATATTATTAGCCGCTATAACACCAGGACCATCTAATATCACATCAagtattgatatttatttacaaCCACTGATTGTTGATATAAAGAGGTTGTGGAATAGTGTTTtaacatatgatattgctcgaaaacaaaattttattatgaGAGCAGCtttgatgtggaccattaatgattttccaacaTACGAGATGATTTTTGAATGTGGTATACGTAGTAAATTAGCATATtctatttgtatggaagataaTAAGGCATTTGCATTGAAATTTGATGGGAAGGCATCTTGGTTTGACTCGCATTGTGGGTTTTTACTTTGCGATCATCCatttagaagaaataaaaatgaatttgttaAGGATATTGCTAAAAGTTGTGGACCTCCCATTTGATTGACATCTGAACAAGTTTGTGATCGAGTTAAAGATGTATCGAAGGTTGAAATCTCATATGGTGTTGTTTCAAAACCTCATGGTTATGTTTGACTGCACAGTTGAACAAAAcgatgtattttttgggatcttcTTATTGGAAAGATAACCTTTTAagacataatctcgatgttaTGTATATTGAGAAAACTTTTTTgacaatatatttaatattgtgatGAATATCAAAGAAAAGACTAAAGACAATGACAAAGGTCAGAAAGACTTAGTTCTTTATTGCAGAAAAAATGATTTGTTGTTAGTGGAACATTCGAATGCTAAAATCATAAAACCACGAGCAAATACTTTAACTTCTGTTGAAGAAAAAGTTGTTTGTAGGTGGATAAAATAACTCAATATTCTAGATGgttgttcttttaattttacaaGATGCATTTATGTGAAAAATGGAAGGATGAATGGAATGAAAAGTTATGATTGTCAAATATTTGTGGAATGTTTACTTCCAATTGCATATATTTATCTGCCTACACATATATTAAATCCACTTGTTGAGGtgagtcaatttttttaaaatttgtgttcttcaacatTGAGAGAGGATGATCTGATCATAATGGAAAATGATATGTCTTCGATATTGTTCAAGTTGGAGAGAATACTCCCATtgggttttttgattccatggagcatcCCCTTATGCATCTTGTTAAtacaaaatatcaatttaatgttttgatgataattaaacaaattaaagaattctaattatgattataggtgttttgatatttaacatgtgtatttgagtgtaTTAAAAAAGATAGGTATCAAATCATACAAAGCAGAactcattaaaatcaagaaagcagAAAACAgtgaaacgaagattgatccTGGATTATTGctgaagaacgatcttcgtttatgacataaataagaaaaattgtTTCCTTGTGAAAGATTGAATCCTGGAAACATCATTGATCTCATATCTTCATCTAGAATaagcaaggatcaatctaagtcatgattattcaagaattttgcagaatcaaagacatgctcAAATTTAAGActaaagcaagatcattcttcaagtgAGGCAAGTGCAAGTACAAAGGTACATGCTGTAAAGTACAAAGGTACATGATGAAAAGTGCACTACTGAATATACTTGTCATCTAGACCTGCACATGTGACTGAAATACAAGTACTCAACTCAGAACAACTGACATAAACTCAAGTACAAGTCAGCTCATCATCAACCAATTCGACGAACGATCTtggatgtcaagaacgttcctgGTTTCAGCATAATCAATCCTGCTTTATGACTGACTTTATCCAACCACTTCTTTATGACAATTGGCCCTTTCTTAACGGATATATGAGCTGTCCCAAAGGTCGATTGAAGCCTATAAATACAGCTTAAAGATAAAGAACAATATACAACTCAAAATGCCAAGAAAAGCATCAATCATTCAATCACACTCAAGTGTTTCGAAATCATTCTTTAGCTTGCAGTTTCTAAAACTTTGAGTTGAGTTAGAATCAGTACCAACTGAGTCCGATTTACAGagtctatttctcaaacaagagttgagcaatacccAAATTTTAAACCTTCTCTAAATCATCACTTTGTAAACTCAAGgttattttgttaacataaacttgagtagtgtgtaaaattcttttatgttttaaaaggtAGTTCGaaaaaatcctttctgaaatagttAAGGTAAACTcgaagaaatcctttctaggtagaaaggtagaaataatgtaaagatcaagattgatctgtgaAAAATTGTGCAACAACCAAGAACAACCTTGCCTTTGAGCACATAGTGGAAAAGCTCAtatttgtgaggactggacgtaatccgtgtttgggtgaaccaggatacatgCTTGCATGattatctctatctctatctctgtttattttatgctatacaatcagatttcatattgattaattttgatattgttgttttctactaaccaagatcaatcttcgtttataaccaagatcaatcttgagtcaaactttcagttttaaacaggaattttttaaaagaggcaattaaaattcaaacctccttccttataattgacttTGTTACTTCAATTGATATCAGAGTCAGTCTCTAAGGATTAAGCACACAAAatgtgttagagaaaagattcAGGAAGAAAAAAGTCAAAAGCTAAATACATAGCTGAAGGAGGGTCTTCAAACAGATCACCATAGTTTGATGGTTCAGATTATTATTTCTGGAAGGGCAAAATGCAATTGTTCCTAAAGTCACAAGATACTGGTATGTGGAGAATCATCACAGATGGAGACTTCATACCAAGAGTAGATCAAAACGATCCAGCATCggctaaaaagaaagaaatagattgGACAACAGATGAAAAgtctaaggtactcctaaactcaaaagctcaattatttaTATCATGTGCCTTAAGTAGGGAtgaaagtgaaagagtagatgaatgtgATACTGCCAAGAAGGTATGGGACACATTGCAAATtcaccatgaaggaacaagccatgttaAGGAAACAAGAATTGACGTCGGTATTCGAAAGTTCGAAttgtttgaaatgaatgaaggagaaacaatCTTCAGCTAATgtaaaaaacgaagaacgttctggagCTTTATCAAAACCAACTGAAACTCAGTTTTTTAAATCACCTTCAAAAATCACAAAACACGCTTCTTGGTCGAAAATTGGTCAGTCTAAGATAACATTTAAAACTAAGGAAAAATTAGTTTTCGAAACTAACTCCTCAGGACCCATAATCAAGTGGGTACCTAAAAATGATATAACACATCATGCAGGATGGATCTCAAAATGTCAAGAGAAGGCCATGGTTTTTGGGCAGTGGTTGttcaaggcatatgacaggTGACAAGAACTGCTTCATGTCATTTATCAAAAACGATGGAGGATCCGTAACATTTGGAAACAACGACCAAGCCAAAATCAAAGGCAAGGGAACTataggtaaaataaattatgccaaaatcaatgatgttcaatatgttgaaggattgaaACATAACATTCTCATCATTAGTCAACTCTGTGATAATggctttgaagttatttttaaaccaaacatatgtgaAGTGAGAATGGCAAATTCTGGAGAAATCATATTTTCTGCATCCAGAAAGAAAAACCTTTACATTTTATACATTGAAGAATTACTAGTTGAATCTTGTCTCATGtccataaataaagacaaatggatatggcataagagaATTGGATATTTgagtatgaaaacaatttcaaaactgtcaaatttagatcttgttagaggacttcctaaaataaattttgaaaaagataaaatatgtgaagcttgtacaaagggaaaacaagttaaaattaGTTTTCATTCAAAACAGTTCATATCAACTAAAAgacctcttgaactacttcacattgatTTATTTGGTCCCATCAAAACCGCCAGTTTAGGAGGTATGAAATATGgatttgtaattgttgatgatttttcgaGATACACATGGGtgttatttttgaaacaaaaagatgatgcatttgatgcattcaaatttttttgtgaaaaggttcaaaatgaaaaggaaTCCAAAGTCATCaatgtaagaagtgatcatggaggtgaattcattaatgcatccttcaaaacattttttgatgaacttggcatttctcataatctatcttgtgcaagaactccttAAAAAATGGAgctgttgaaagaaaaaatagaaccttGCAAGAAATGGGAAGAACGATCTTAGAAGAATccaatgttgaaaaatatttatggaCTGAAGCTataaacacttcttgctatatTTTGAATCGTGTTTCAATTAGAGAAATGATAAACAAAACACCCTACGAAATCTGGAAagatagaaaaccaaacatttcatattttcacatatttggttgttattgctacattttaaacaacaaagaaaacttGGGAAAATTTGATGCTAAATCGGACAAAGCtatatttttaggatattcAACAGAATCTAAGGGATCTCGTGTTTTTAATCTAAGAACTAAAACTGTTGAAATAAATGCACATTCTATTTGTTGAGTTTGATGATCTTgagttaaaaaagaaatatgatgAGGAGGAAGATCAATCTGGGCAAACGCAGCAGATCATTCTCTAGGAAaacgagattgataaacaatcttcgTTTCAAACTCCTCCTAGAAGCTGGAAATTAATAAATGATCAtcctcaaaatcaaatcattggagaAACAGCTGATGGCATTAGAACTAGAATGTCATTTAAAGATGATGCACAcagcaacatggcaatgatatctcaagtAGAGCCAAAATCCATCAAAGAAGCaataattgatcaatcttgaATCGATGCGATGAAAgaagaacttcttcaatttgagaAAAACGAAGTCTGGAATCTTGTCCCAGATCCACAAGATCAAACAATTATTGGAACACGATGggtttttagaaacaagctagATGAAGAAGGAAAAGTTATAAGAAACAAAGCGAGGTTAGTTGCTCAAggttataatcaacaagaaggaatagactatgatgaaacctttgctccagttgcaaggttagaagccatacacatccttcttgcatatgcatcatataattacatcaaactttttcaaatggatgttaaaagtgtatttttaaatggttttttaaatgaacaagtttatgttcgACAACCTCCAGGTTTTGAAGATCAAaagaaaccaaatcatgtttttaaactaacCAACGCCTTAtatggtttaaagcaagctcctagagcttggtatgaaagattaagctcatttttttttatcaaaaataatttttcccgTGGAAACATTGACATAacactttttaagaaaacaaataaagatgatttactcattgttcaagtgtgtgttgatgatattatttttggatcaacaaatgaaaaaatgtgtgatgatttttcaaaactcatacaaagtgaatttgaaatgagtatgatgggagaattgagatatttttttggtttacaaatcaaacaacaaaaaaatgggATTTTCAtctctcaagaaaaatatatcaaggatctcttaaagaaatacaaaatgagtgaaACCAAGATTATGtctactcccatgcatccatcatcCTCATTAGATAAAGAATATAGAGGTATGATAGGATCATTACTTTATCTAACTGCAAGTAGGCCGGACATTGTTTTTGCACTAGGCttatgtgctagatttcaatcTTCACCAAAAGAATCTCATTTAACAGCAGTCAAAAGAATTTTACGTTATCTCGTAGGTACTACTGATTTTGGCCTTTGGTATATCAAAggttctcattttgattttgtagcttacTGCGATGCCGACTATGCTGGTGATAAAATGGAAAGAAAGagcacaagtggtgcatgtCAATTCCTATGGGAAGCcttaataagttggtcatgtaggaagcaaaacacaattgctctatcaaccactgaagctgaatatgtctcagcagcAAACTGTTGCTCTCAAGTCttatggattaaaaatcaacttgaagattaTTCAGTTAGGTACTCTTATATCCCaatatattgtgataatactagtgcgattaatttgtctaaaaatcCTATTCAGCATTCAAggtcaaaacatattgaaataaaacaccactttattagggatcatgtaagtaaaaaggaaattgaattaatctttgttgatacaaaTAATCAATTAGCGGATATTTTCACAAAACCCCTTGTTGAAGAAAGCTTCAATTTCATTAAAGAACGActaaaaattgtcaaaaatccTGGTCAGAATCGCTAAAAAACGAACCAGAACATTCTGGTCataacgaagaacgatcttcgtttctGCCATACCGCTCAAGATCGATCTTCGATTTTCATCATCACTAACTGTTAAAATCACCTTTTTTCATCTGAAACGACTGCTGCTTTTAAAAAGTAACGGCTACCCATACTTTACCCAGCTACATGTCTTCTCTCTCCTCCTTCCCAATGCTCAACTACCCTATCAAATCAAACACACGCGTGGCACTCCATCTACTTTTTAATCAACTGCAAACACATCAAAAATGGCCATCTTCGCatctttcatttttcaaaactgTTTCTGCAAAACCTTTCTCCTTTTTCCTCAAACTCTTCTTACTTTCAAAAATGGCTCGAACAAAAACAATGGCATACAAAAATCCCAGATCATCACCACCATCATCTCTATCACCTTCACCATTTCCATCTCCAATCCGTTCACCAACTCCTCCACCTAGACCAACACCTTCCAACACATCCTCTGAAAAAACATTTTCAGATTACCTATCCTCATCCCCAGAACCATGTCCTCAACCTCTTTCAACTAAGCTTCCTCCTTTATATCAATGTCCCACCCCTTCCTTTAGTCAATGCTCACCCCATCTTTGAAACACTATGAACCCTAGTTCCAGCACCTCATCCTCTCAACAAAGACCAATGTGCATTCAAGCAGGCATTGGAACCTCTAAAACCAAAAAAGTTGACACCACCATTTACACAATTTCTGATGATGATTTTGAACCTTCGTCACCTCCACAAAATACTAACTCATAAGCTGCTCATACTTCGCAGTCCTCAAAACCTAAATCCccacaaatttcaaaatcacCAGAAATTCCACAACCTCCTTCAACAACCCCAaactcttcttctaaatatattcCAACCAAAACCAAGCACACAAAATCTCAACcaaaaaaacctaaaaccaaatcTCTTTCCACACTATCACAGTTTTTGGCctcaaaaaaactcaaaatcccACAAAAATTTCAGCAGAAACCATCTCAAGAACGTTATTCTTCTCAACCTTCAACTCAAGATCGTTCTTCCTTTCAATCTTCTCCTCAAGAACGATCTTCACCCAAACACCCAATTAACAAACGTTCTCCTCCTAAATCTCCAACCCAGAACACCACAAAAGCTTCCACACCAACAAACCCTAAATCCTCTTcctcaaaaattcatattcCACCTCTAATTTCTTCCAACATCCAGAAAATATATTCTGAGAAATGGGCTCAACGTCCGATTGGCATTGGACGggtttttgaatttaaaaatcttCAAATCGAAGGCATGTCCATCCAAAATCATACTGATGCTCTTGGCTGGactgattttctaaaaatctcTTATTGTCATTACCCAGAAGTAATCCATAAATTTTACTGCAAAGCTGAAGCCTTTGAAGAGAAGTCTCTCGTAGTCTCAACTTTGAAAGGCGTTGAGATTCGACTTGAACCTCTAATTTTGGCTGACATTTTGAAGTTACCATCTGAAGGATTAACAATCTATGGAAAAGATTGGTACACGGCCTTAAACACTTCAAAAGAAGCTGTGTTCCAAGAACTGTTTGTTGATGGACCCACAAAATGTCTCTCAGCTGATCTCAAACCACTTCCagaattttttaacaatatcAGCCAACACAACATTCTACCTCATTGTGGCAGTCATGAATTTGTTTCTGATAATGATGCTCTTGTCAtctatcatcttcttcattgcaaGAAGTTAAATCTGCCCCATCTCATCATCCAACATATGATTGCTGCCatcaagaaaaattataaaagaaatattgttCCTTATGGCATggtattctccaaaattttcagaCACTTTCAACTTCCACTTTCCACTGAATCCTCCATTatcaaaatctccaaattctCATCCAAAAGCATATCCCACATGAAACAGATTCCCATCATCCCACCCTCACCACAACCTATTTTCAATTCTCCCACCAGCAAAAGAAAAAGGTCTTCCCGAATCTCTTCTTCTCACAAACAAACTGGACCACAAGAACGTTCCTCGTTTCCTCCTATTTCCCAAAACTTACCTACTACTACTCCTACACTTCCATCTGCAATACATCCATCTATTCCGGGTGTTGCATATTCTACACTTCCAATTCATCCCACTTCAAAAATGTCTCCCATCTACCTTTCACCTCAAAAAACTACCACCTCATTAATTTTTGGAATAAGTCAATTCTTGGCTTTTCCTGATTCTGATATAGTTGGCACTTCTATTCCCATTCATTCCGCTCCCAACTCTGTTCCTCACCTCAACACCACTTTTGCCACTTTATCCACTTTTTGTACATCTACTACTCCTTCCCAAAGCATTCCAAAAGATGACCAGCAACGTCCTTCAAAAAGGACTAACCTAGAGAGGGAATCATCAGGGGCGTGTAAAAATATTCCTAGAATTTTTGCTGCAATGCAAACCATTATTGCCCGCCAAGTTCATCAAGATAAGGAGCAGGCAATTCTGCGAGACTGGATGGCAAATCAGCTTGCCCCCAAGCTTTGTAACACCCTacattttatgataaactattttattaattaaataatattttaaataattaatttgatgttaaaattattataaaatatatgttaataaattttgtgattaattttcattatatggatgttttctatgatgtgctagtttgatacacattatattaaatgagcgatataaataataaatattttattttattatattatattttttttaaagcaatagtattttagtgtattattttgaagaataagattttatgtgattttacatGTATATTTGCGCACCCAATTACTATAACATTCTTTTATGcatttgactaatattaaatgtgtacttaattatatttatttgattctaaatatattttattttaattatttactttataaattattatcttgagatagtagtaatattgcgttgattttctttgtttttatatacttattatgatattgtgattatatatatatatatatatatatatagtatgacttagtaattaatataaagtgttgattttatacttatttattttataattttgaatattctctaatgatgatagtattttaatgtaagtattttaaaaaaaaatatcattagggtgattattttgaatatgagagttttgattattaatatattttaaaagattaattactttattttataaaatattagtttgaaaatattagcaaattttagtaattaaattatgttaaaacaaaatgttaaaacattagttttagtaattattggttttatttaaaaataaataaagggaccaatgagtttTACTAACCCTAattcttaataaaataaaacaaccaaaaagaaaaaaaaagggattGCACAGGCAGCTCTAAAACAAACACAATAACAACAATCTATCATttggcaccggtgatcgataactgttctaGAAAAGTTTTTccgttttcgtccaaatttcaatatgttgttttactcatttaactattcaactaaacacaattttccagatttttaacaacccgaaTTTCTCACTAAAATTCTCGATTTCTCCGTTTACAGAATTTGTTATTTTGGACCGTTCTTCTttaccgtaagtccgatttgagtgaaaccaactgtaacaccccgattttcaaagcgagggtgtatttttttttcaaaagaaattaaactaaaacagagaaataaataaggaaaagcctttggataaataattgagtcattataatttacaagcagcggaaaagtttctcaaaatataaatccaaagtatttacacaataacaaatggtacatggaacccattcaaataagatgtcaactgacaatattagtataagtacagttttccaaattaaaatactccaacccaaaaagaaggacgtctagtccctatacatcaacctaatctgatcatcctaccaaaaaactatacaccccgagtgatctccacgcgccctgtgagatcctcctaacgtagctccagtcaagcattcccatccgtagggtacgaaccagtaggatcgtcctggctctcatctgagggcaaagcccagatttccacaatagttgtaaagggtcaccaaccgaaattaacagataacacataacatttaagttttaaatgcacaaaataacctttcaactaagcatgcaccttaaaaggatttctcatatgctaaaagttcatgtaatgcttgccaattaaaaatgaaatcaaaatgaag contains:
- the LOC101503261 gene encoding uncharacterized protein, with product MQLFLKSQDTGMWRIITDGDFIPRVDQNDPASAKKKEIDWTTDEKSKVLLNSKAQLFISCALSRDESERVDECDTAKKVWDTLQIHHEGTSHVKETRIDVGIRKFELFEMNEGETIFS